From the genome of Haloplanus vescus:
CGTCCGTCACCTCGAACAGCGTCTCGTCGGCGGTCACGCGGTCGCCGAGGTCGGGGTCGAAGGTGACGAGGCCGCCGACGGGCGAACCGTACTGATCGAACGCCTTCGCGCGAGTCTGGGCCTCGATTTCTGGGTCGCCGTCGAGGAAGCCGTAGCCGTAGAGGACGTTGAACACGCCGCGGACGCCCGTCTCGATGCTCGACTCGTCCCAGCCGACCGCGCCACCGAGTTCGGGGTCGACAGCCGGGATGCCGTCCGAGGGAGCGACACGAGCGAGTTGGCCGTCCGGGCCCTTCTGGTCGAGGACGTAGCCACAGCCGAACGTCTTCGCGAGTTCGAGACACTCGGAGTGGAGACGGTGGCGGCGGCCACACCGGACGCGCACCTCGTCTATCATCCGACTCGTCGAGCCCTGATGGAGGTCGAGGACGAGGTCGGCCCGGCGAGCCACGTCGTAGGTGGCGGCGGCGATGCGCTCGCTCGACGTGCCGGTCTCGTCGCCGGGGTAGGCCCGGTTCATCTTCGTGTCGTCGATGGGGTTGCGGTGTTCGGCCACCTGATACGCGTGGTAGTTGACGATGCCGACGACGATTATCGTGCCCGCGAGTTCCTCAGGGTCGATTTGGGGGACGACCCGCTGAACCACGCCGACGCCGTTGAGTTCGTCGCCGTCACTGGCCGCCTGAATGTACAGCGTCTTGCCGTCCTCGGCGCCCTCGATGACGGCGACAGGAAGTCCGAACGAACTGCCGTCGCGAGTCTCACCGACCTCGAGACGGCCCGTATCGACCGTCCCAGGAGACGCGTCTGCGCTGCCCACCGAAGTCATTGTTTCACCCACGGACTCATCCCCTTTGAGCGATTCGATAGTGCCGGACCGAGGACCCGCGACAGGGCTTTGAGCCTCGCCCCCCACTCGACCGACGTGAGCGACGACACGCCCGACCGGCCGCCGTCGACAGGACTCCTCGACGCACTTCGCGTGCGCCGCAACGCGACCATCGGCACCGTCGCCGGCGTCGCCCTCGCCGCCCTCGCCTACCTCGTTCGGGTGTTCGAACTCGTCGGGCCCGTGGGCGGCACGCAGCGCTACCCTGTGCTCGGTCCGGAAGGGTGGTTTCTCGTCCTCGGATTCGTCCTCGCGTCGGCGACGACGCTACTCGTGACGACGGTGTTGACGGCCCTGACGGCCTATCGGCGCACCCGAGAGTTATGAGTCGAAGGCGTCGTCGTCGCCGGCCAGTTCCGCGAGTCGGCCGGCCCCCGCGCGCGTCCCCTTGGCGATGAGTACGTCGTCGGTGTGGACGGTCGTCTCCGGGCCGGGCGAGATGACCCAGTCGCCGTCGCCCCGACGGACGGCGATGACGCGCATCCCCGTCTCCGTCTTGACCTGGAGGTCGCCGAAGGACGCGTCGGCGAGACGGCTGTTCGTGCCGACGGTAACGCGGACGATGACCTCGTCCGACTCCTCGACGGCGGCGGCGACGACCGGGTGCGTGTCGAGGCCGCGCAGGACGCCCTCGCTGATTTCGAGGGCGGCGTCGCTGATGACCTCCGTCGCACTCGCGAGGTGGACCAAGCCCCGAAGCGAGATGGGGTCGTCGACGCGGGGAGCGGCGCGCAACACCCACGCCTCGAAGCGGGACTTGAGGGCGTCGACCTCCGCTTCGAGTTCGACCACCTCCTCGGCGACCCCCTCGCTGTCGAAGAGGACGGACCCGTAGGCCAAGTCCACGGCGAGTTCGCTCATGTTCTTCATCAGGACGATGGAGTCGACGGCGCGGTCCAAGTCCTCGATGGTGGACGCCGCCGGTTCGGGCGGGTCGTACGTGTCGCCGGTGACGCTCTCGTACACGCCCGAGAGCGCCATCTCGGTGCCCCGGAGGAGAACCACGTCGCCGGCTTCGAGCGTGGTGTTGCGGTCGGGGTTGAGCACCCACTCGCCCGACCGCCGGATGGCGATGACGCGCACGCCCGTCTCGGTTTCGAGGTTGAGGTCGCCGAGCGACTCGCCGACGTAGTCGGAGTCGGGGACGACCTGTCCCCGGACGACGGTTTCGACGGCCTCCGGAATCGCCGTCCGCATCGCCTCGGGGACACCGATGTCTTCGAGGACGATTTTCGCGATGTCGCCCGCGGCGTCACTTATCTTCTCGGCGGCGCCGACGACGCCCAAGACGGGGGCGAGCGCCTCGGCGTCCTCGGGGTTGCGCGCGGCCATCAGGAGGCTCATCCGCGCCTGCAACTGAAGGACGTCCATGCGCTCTTCGAGTTCGAGCACCTCCATCGCCACCTCGTCGCTCCCGTGCAGGACCGCAGAGTACGAGAGGTCGATCAGCAGCTCCGCCGTGTCTTTCATCTCGACGAGGACGGCCTTCACGCTGACCGGTTCGTACTCCACGTCCGCAGGGTCCATACCCGAACACGTCCCGCGCGGACGATAAAAAGCCACCCGCCGTTCGCGGCGCGCGTGCGGGAAGTTTAATTCGAGGGGCCCCGTAGGTGGCCTCGTTCGATGGCCATCGACCCGCGAAACTACGATCTCGCCGAACTCCGAGGCGCAGGCAGTAGCGAGCCGGTGGCTCGGGAGTCGCGGGTGGCCGACGACGAGACGACTGACGAGACAGAGGAGACAACGACGCCGACCCGCGGGTCGGCGACGGCCGCGCTCCACGAGTCCATCGTCCGTGACCTCGCGGTGATGGAGCAAGGGTCGGCGGACCTGACGCGGCCGTATCTGTCGACGCTGCCGGCCTCGCTCACGGCCGAAGGGCTCGTCCTCGAGTGGCTGGAGTTTCTCGTCTTGCAGGCGGGGACGGAGTCGGTGGCCGACGCGCTCGCGTTCTACGAACGCGTCGGGTGGCTCGGCAACGACGCGGCCGAGACGCTCGAACGGTATCTGTGGGGGATTAGCGAGCCACGCGCGAACGAGGGCAACGACCTCGACCCGGACGACCACCGGGTGAGTCTCCACTACGTCGCTCGGCTGACCGCCCTTTCCCGCGACTGATAGCGGTATCGTACCTGTCCAGAGATTCTCGCCGGACCGTCTCGGCGAGACTCTATACTGACGTCGGATACTCCCTATGAGAATCGCGGGCGTGATTATTTATCATGTCCGCGTGTATCGCGGAGCGTATGAGTGAAGACGACGACGCTGAGAGTGAGACGGCCGACGATGGCGATACGGCGACCGACGAACCGACGCCCGTCGGCGTCAAACTCGGCAGTACCCGGACGGTCATCGCCATTCCCGATGGCAGCGGCGGCTTGCGGACCGTCAAGACGCTGACCTGTCTGGCGACGTACGAAGACGCTATCACTGGTGAAGAACGGGTGCTCTACGGCGAGGAAGCCGCCCGGGAGTACCCCGACCGAGTACAGTACACGCTGCGCTCGGGCCTCCCCGAAGACGAGGACCGCGCCGAGTTGACGGCGACGTTCTTCGAGTCCGTCATCGAGGCCAACGACGTGCCCGAAGACAGCGCCGTCGTCTACGCCATCCCGACCATCGACAACGAGGAAGGGTTGGCGAACCTCGAATCCGTCATCGAGGGGAGTTCGATTGGAGAGGCGCTCATCCGCAGCTATCCGGAGTCGCTGTGTGGCGCCGTCCCCGCCCTCGGCGACGAGTTAGAGGCCGTCGACGACATCTTCGTCACGGTCAACCTCGGCTCGACCAACCTCGAAGCGGCGGCGTACCGCCGCGGCGAGCAACTCGCCCCCTTCACGACGGGCGCGGTCACCGGCAACGAGGTGGACCGGATGATAGCCAACTACGTCGAGGAGGAGACGCAGGGTCGCGTGAACATCGACACGACGACGGCCCGCGAGTACAAGGAGGAACACGCCGACTTCGTGGACTTCGAGCCGTTCACGGACATCATCCAGCAGCCCGGTGGCGGCTCCCACGAGTTCACCATCGAGCGGAGCGTTATGGACGCCGTCGACGAGTACGTCGACGAGGCCGTCGAGGAGATTGCCAACGCCTTCCTGCCCGAACTCGCCAACGACTACATCAAGGTGTACCAGTTGGCGCTCGACCAGCCAATCGTCCTCACGGGCGGGATGACGTGCATCCCCGGCATCGTCGAGGAGTTCGAGGAGCGCCTGAGCGAGGAGCTCCAGCGTGACGTGGAAGCCGTCGCCCCCGACGACCCGTCGCTGTCGGCAGCGGTCGGCGCGCAGCGCATCGCAGAGCGACTCGTCGACGCCGACGCGTACTAACCGACGACGCTTTGTCCCGGCCGCCCGACCGACCGGGCATGAAACAGGCCATCGTTGCGCGGACCGACCTCGGGATGGGGCGGGGGAAACTCGCGGCACAGGTCGCGCACGCCTCGCTCTCGGCGTACGAGGACGCCGACGAACGAACCCGCCGCGCGTGGAAAGGCGAGGGACAGAAGAAAGTCGTCCTGAAGGGAAGCGGCGAGTCCGAACTCTTCGAGTTGGCCGACGCGGCCGAGCGGGCGGGCCTCCCGAACGCCATCATCCGCGATGCGGGCCACACGCAGTTGGACCCCGGCACGGTGACGGCACTCGCCGTCGGCCCGGGCGACGACGACGAGGTTGACCGGGTGACGGGCGACCTCTCGCTGTACTGAGAGGGACTGCAGTAGCGGTGGGCCGCCTGCCACCCCGACAGTGGCAATCGTTTACACTCGTTGCTGTGATGTCCCTCACGTATGGACGACGCTGCCCTCCTCCGACAGACGATTCGCCGCTGCACTGCGGTCCTCGTCGCGACGATTGCGTACACCGGGTTGGTTCTCCAGTCGACCGGCACGGGAGAGATGTTGCTCCTGATACTGACGGCGGCCCTCCTGTATCTCGGCAGCGAGTACGTTTCGCTGGTCCCGAAGGAGGATACCGCCGAACCCCCCGCAGAGTCGTCGCCAGCAGACGACACCCGTGAGGACGACTCACCGCGTTCGTGAGTCGGACTCAGCACCTCGGCGCTCGCTCGGCGACGCGCCGGCAAACAGTTACAACAAAGTGCCGCGCCGGCGACGACCGAGTATGTCACTCGTCGCCGCCGCCGTCGCGGGGGGCGCCCTCGGCGCACGGCACGCCCTCGAAACGGACCACCTCGCGGCCGTCGCGACGCTCGTCGACGGCGAAGAGACGACCCTCTCGCGCGCCGGATTCGTCGGCGCGTCGTGGGGCGTCGGCCACACCGTCCCCATCGCGGCGCTCGGCCTCGCCTTCCTCCTCCTCGGTGTCCGTCTGCCCTCGTCGGTGACGACGCTGTTTGAGGGACTGGTCGGCGTCGTCCTCGTCGTGTTGGGCGCACGGATGCTGACCGGCGTCCTCGGCTGGCACGACCACGCCCACGGCACGCACCCCCTCCACCGCCACCTCCGAATCGGCCGGCTTTCGCTCGGCGGCCGCCACACGCACGTCGACGGCGACTCGCTACTCGTCGGCGCCCTCCACGGCGTCGCCGGGAGCGGAGCGCTCGTCATCGCCCTCGTGTCCACGGCGCCGAACCTCCCGACCGCCACCTCGTTCCTCGGCGCGTTCGCCGTCGGGTCGATACTGACGATGGCCGCGGTGTCCGCTGTGTGGGGCCAGACGATGGGCTGGCACCGACGGGCGCTTCGCACCGTCGCCGGCCTCGGCGGCGTCGGCGTCGGCGTGTTGCTCCTCGTCGAGAGCGCGGGCGTGTTGGTCTGACGCCCATGCGCGACGCCCATCCCCTCGAACGGCAGGTCGGCATCGACCACTACGTGAGCGACGGCCCCGGCGTCGGCGGGCGCCTCCGCGACGACCCGAGCGACTTCCGGGTGCGCGAACTGGAGACGATAACCCCCGAACCGCTCGACGCCGATTCGGGCTCGTACCCCATCCTCCTCGTTCGCGCGACGCTCACCGACTGGGACACCAACGACTTCGCGAGTGCGCTCTCGGACGCGATGGGCATCAGTCGCGAACGGGTGTCGTGGGCGGGCACGAAAGACAAGCGCGCGGTCACGACGCAGCTGTTCTCGATTCGGGACGCGACGGCCGAGGACCTGCCCGACCTCTCGGGCGTCGACATCGACCCGCTGGGCCGAATCGGCCGGGACCTGGAGTTCGGTGACCTCGCGGGCAACGCCTTCGAGATTCGCATCGCGGACGCCAAGCGACCCGAGGCAGTCGGGGACGTGACCGACGACCTGCGGGCGTTCGGCGGCGGGTCGGCCGCTGTGCCGAACGTCTTCGGCCACCAGCGCTTCGGCAGTCAGCGGCCCGTCACGCACGAGGTGGGCCTGCACGTCGTCCGCGAGGAGTGGCGAGAGGCCGTCCTCACGTACGTCGGCAACCCGGCGGAGACGGAACCGGACCGGACACAGCAGGCGCGGGCGACGGTCGAAGACGTGGCGGCGAGCGCCGACCCCGACTGGCAACAGGCACTCGACGCGATGCCGGGGCACCTCGGCTACGAGCGCTCGATGCTGCACACACTGGTCGAGAACGGCGGCGAGACGCCCGCCGACTTCCGCGACGCGCTGGAGACGGTGCCGTGGAACCTCCAGCGACTCTTCGTCAACGCCGCGCAGTCGTACGCGTTCAACCAAATCCTCTCCGAACGCCTGCGTCGCGGCCTGCCCTTCGACCGTCCCGTCGCCGGCGACGTGGTGTGTTTCGCGGACGCCGACGCGCCCGAAGGGTTGGCGCTCCCCGACACCGACCGCCTCCAGCGAGTCGACGAGGAACGCGTCGACGTGGTGACCCGCCACTGCGAGCGCGGACGCGCCTTCGTCACCGCGCCGCTGGTGGGGACGGAGACGGAACTCGGCGACGGCGAACCCGGCGAGATAGAGCGCGAGGTGCTCGGGGAGTTGGACCTCGCACCCGACGATTTCGACCTGCCCGGCAACTTCGACTCCTCGGGGACGCGACGCGCGATTCTGGTCGAGGCGAATCTGAGCGTCGAGCGCGACCCCCTGACCATCTCCTTTTCGCTCCCGCGCGGGTCGTACGCGACGGCGGTCCTCCGGGAGTATCTGAAGGTCGACCCGCGGGACCTCTAGTCGGCGAGGCCGTAGCCGAGCAGGAAGAAGGGACTCCCGACGACGACGGCGGCGAGGGCGCCGAAGACGGCGAGAGTGACAGCGAGGACGTAGAGCGTTCCGCCCTGCGAGGCGATGGAGAACATCGTCGCGAGGACGACGAGGAGCGTGCCGACGGCGACAGTCAGCCCCCGCCGGAGCGACGTGTGGGCGGCAGTGTAGCCGGCGAGCGTCGCGGCGTAGACGGGTAGCGGCAAGAGTAGGGGGACGACGTTCACGTCCGGGAGAGTGGACGCCTGCAGGAGGAGGCCGGTGGCGACGGCGAGCGCGGACGCAAGGGCGACGAGGCCGGCGAGACGCCACTCGGAAAGCTGGTCACGGACGGCGGGCAGAGAGAGGAGCGCGCCGAGAGCGACGGCGCCGACGCCGCCGGCGAGAAGGGACGGTTCCGACCCCACGACGACGGTTCCGGCGTAGAGCGGGTAGGCGAACGCGAGGACGCCGACGCCGACGACGGCGAGTGCGCGACGGTCGGGCGTGGTCGTGGCGTCGGCGTCGAGCGCACGAGCGCCGCGAGCGAGGACCGCGAAGCCGCCAGCGAACACCGCTCCGGGCACGACGAGGAACAAGAGGACGTTGCGTCCGACGATGGGGACGAGTGGGAGCGCGACGGCGACCAGACTCCACAGGGGCGCGAGCGCGGCGTCGTCGGGGACGAGCGTCACGAACGGCCCGTCGCCGCTGGAGTCGAAGGACGTGACCGTCATGCGGCGTGACGACACGTCGGCGCCGGGGAGGGCGTCGCCGACGACCATCCCCGGCGGCGCGACGAGGGTGAGGCGGTCGGCGCCGAGACCGAACCGGACGAGACGGCCGTCGTCGTCGCGGAAGTAGTCGACGCGGAGGACGCCGCCCGGCGCATCGGTCGCCACGTCGGGCGTGCGGTACCGCATCCGGACGGTATCACCCGAGACGCTCGTCGAGTGGAGAGTGCCGTCGTGGATAGCGATGGCGTCACGGGCGAGCGAGCGCCGGAGCGAATCGTTGCGTGCGAGCGTCGCCGCCGCGGTGTCGTTCAGTCGGTTCTCGACGGTCCACGTCGCGGAGCCGTTGCGGTGGACGCGCATCGTGGCGGTGCTGTGTTCGATTTCGACGTCCATCCCGTGGGCGTATGCCGCGTCGGTGAAGCCACGGTCACAGGGCGAGCAGACGGGGACGGGCCGCGGACTCGCCGCGGCGGGGACCGCGACGCCGAGGAGGGCGACGACGAGAGCCGCGGCGACGAGGACGCGGGTCGGGCGGAGGGCCATGCGAGGTGGTGTGTGGCCGGGACCCAATGGGCTTTGTGCCGGGGTCTGGGCACCGAAGGACGGACTTATCAGACGCGCCCGACTGTCACCGATATGGAGTGTCGGCGGTGTGGAACCCCGTTAGACCGACCGGGCGACTACTGTCTGGTCTGTCGCACCGCCAACTGCGACGCGGTCGTCCTCGACATCGACGTCGACCGCGCGACGCTGACGATGGTAGAGGAGGAGGAGACGGTGGGCGAGACGACGATTACGACGCGCCCGGAGGAGGAGGGCGAGGCGCGGGTCATCGAGCGCCGAAACTTCGCCGGGCTAATCGCCGACGAAATCCGTCGAAAGCGTCCGGAGACGGTGTTCGCGGCGGGCGACCGAGAGATAATCCGCGCGGTGCGGGGGGAGACCCACTACGAGTTCTATCGCGTCGCCGGCGACGACCCGGTGGCGTCGGTGTTGGAACGTCGCGGGGAACGGGCGCTCGAAGTCGTGGAGACGCCGCCGAAGGAGAAACTCGGCGGGCGACACACGACGCTCATCGGCAAACGAGCGGGGCGCCGAGCCATCTCGACGGTGGCCGAACACCCGCACGTGAAGAAAATCGTCCCCGGACCCATCGACGCCGGGGGCAAGGGGTCGCAGTCGGGGTTGCGCGCGAAGGTGACGCGGGCGGACGACAACGGGAACGTGCGCTTACTCCTGCGCGACGGGTCGAGCGTGCAGGAGAACCGCATCGTCACGACGGCGATGAACCGCGAAACCGGCGAGCGCGTCCGCGACGATTTGAACGATGCGCTGGCGGCGGCGGACCTGCAGTGACGAACGGAAACTCGCAGGGTTTATCCGTTCGCTAACGGTAAGAATCGGTACTATGGCCGAGAACAAGGCACGCAGCACTGGGAGCGCGGGCCGATTCGGCGCGCGATACGGGCGTGTCGCCCGCCGGCGCGTCAAGGAAATCGAAGGCGAGATGCAGAACGCCACGCTCGACGGTGACAGTGTCACCCGAATCGGAACGGGCGTCTGGAAGAACGAGGAGACGGGCGAAGTGTTCACCGGCGGGGCGTACCGCCCCGAGACGCCCGGTGGCCGCACCGTCAAGCGCTCCATCCGCGCTGCGCTCGCGACCGACGAAGACGACGAATAACATGAGTTACAAGTGTTCCCGGTGCAAGCGCGACGTCGAACTCGACGAGTACGGCGGCGTCCGCTGCCCGTACTGCGGTCACCGGGTGCTCCTCAAGGAGCGCGCGCCGACCGTCAAGGAAGTCAACGTCGAGTAACTCCGTGGCCGAGTCGGTCGACGACGACGCGCCACACCACCTCTCTTTGCAGTTCGAGTATGACACCGAGGAACGCGCTCGTCGCGTCGAGCGGAGCGTCGGCGTCGAAGTCGGCGAGATAGACGACGCTCGGTCGGCGGCGACCGTCACGCGCGACGCGCAGACGGTCGAAGTTCGCATCGAAGCGACAGACCTCGTCGCCCTCCGTGCGGGGACGAACACGTGGAGTCGCCTCCTCGCCGTCGCGGAGCGAGTCGAGGACGTGGCGTCGCAAGCGTGACGTGAGCGAACGGAATACGGGGCTTTTTCACTCCGGGACCCAACGGTCCGCGCATGCAAGGAAATCTGCCGCCGGAAGCCCAAGAGAAACTCGAAGAACTGCAGGACCTGCAGGAGACGGCCCAGCAAGTGGCCGCGCAGAAACAGCAGGCCGAGTCGACGCTCAACGAGTCGAAGACGGCGCTCGACGCCCTCGGCGACATCGACGAGGACACCGAGATGTACCGTGAAGTCGGCGAACTCCTCGTCTCTACGGAGTACGACGAGGCCCACGACGACCTGGAAGAGAAAGTCGAGAGCCTCGAAGTGCGCGTCGAGCAGCTGAGCAAACAGGAAGAGCGCGTCCGCGACCAGTTCGAGTCGCTTCAGGAAGAGCTGCAGCAGATGCTGCAGGGCGGCGCTGGCGGCGGCCCGATGGGTCCGGGCGGCGCTGGCGGCGCGTAAGGCCGTGCCCGACGACGAAACCGTCGTGCAGACGGCGGCGGAAGCCGCCGAAGGCGTCGTGTTCTCGCGATACCGACAGTCGGACGTTCGCGACCTAGACGTGACCGTGACGTTCGAAGACGGCGTGCTGGAAGTCGACGTCTATCTGAACGCGCCGGACGAGGACGCGGACCCCGAGACGGTGGCCGACGAGGCCGCACGGGCGGCACAGGATGCCGTCGACGACCTCTTCGACGCCGCGGACGACGACGCAGCGTAGTCCGAACGGCCACCTAACTTATGCCGACTCACTTCTGAGTCCCGACTGGAGTGATTTAACGATGCGCGACATGACGCGCCGAACGTTACTCCGTGGTACCGCAGCGAGCGCCGCCCTGGCAAGTGTCCCGGCTCTCGGCGCCGCAGACAGCGTGTGGCTGAACGCGAAGACGGCGGTCGACGTGTCCCTCCACGACGTGGAAATGACGAACGCGGGCGCGTACAGCGTCGGCGGTGGCGGGTACATCCTCGAACGCGGCAGCGACCTGTGGGGTATCGCCGCCAGCGGCGGCCCCACGGGGAACGGCAACGACCTCTACGGCGCCGACGTGACCGACGACGGCGAGCGACTGTGGGTCGTCGGCGCCAGCGGTGCCATCGGCGAGTACGACGTCGCCGACCGCACCCTCGTCGACCACTCGGCCCCGAACGACGTGACGAACAACTTCAACGACGTGGCCGTGACGGGCGAAGCGGGCAGCGCGAACGTCTACGTCGCGGGTGACTCCGGGGCAATCTACTACAGCTTCGAGAACGGCGCCAGCGGAACGTGGGACTCGGTCACGCCGGGGAGCGGGTCGAACATCAACGCCATCGACTTCTACGGTCCCCGGTCGGGCTACGCCGTCGACGGCAACACCACCGTCTTCAGTACCAGCGACGGGTCGACGTGGGAGGCCAGAGGCATCGAGGACGCCGACAGCGACTTCTATGGCGTCGACGCCGACGGCGAGGACGAGGTGACCATCGTCGGCGGCAACGGCACGGTGTATCGCTGGTCCGAGGGCGCGTGGGTCCGGTCGGACACCGGCGACGCGTCGCTCCGAGACGTGGAAGTGACGGGCGAGACGGGGGTCACCGTCGGCGATGGCGGGGCGATGTTCCGCCGCGACGCCGAGGGCTGGACGGCCGCAACCGCGCCCACCGGGACGAATCTCCGGGCCGTCGTCGACGCTGACGGCCTCGAAGTCGCCGTCGGCGATGGCGGGACCGTCATCGAGCGGTCGCTCTAAGCGGCCCGACCCGGCGGGCAAGGTACTTCCGTAGTGCATCCTAACGGGGGGTATGCGACAGCGGGTATCCGTCGGACTCGCGGTACTGATCGTGTTGGCGTCGGTCGCTCCGGCCGCCGTTACGGGAACCGCCGCGGCGGCCGGTAGCGGGGGCGCCGCGACGGCCGTCGACGACGCGGGCGTCGCCCAACAGCGGGCCGACCCCGACAGCGACACTATCGGGTGGGAGAGCGGCTATTGGCACAACGAATCGATAGACGTCGACCAGTCGGACGGCCTCTCAGACCGGGAGTTGGACGCGCTCGTCAGCCGAGCGATGGCGCGCGTCGAGTACCTGCGCGAAGAGGAGTTCGAACAGGACGTCCCCGTCGAAGTCATCTCCCGCGAGGAGTTCCAGAGCCAGCGCAACCAGAACTCGTCGCGCAACGCGTCCTACGACGCGTGGAACAGTCAGGTGTGGGAGGCGCTGTTCATCGTCGGCGAGAGCGACGGCGCGAACGACGCCATCCAGTCGGCGACTGGCAGCTCGACGGCGGGCTTTTACGCCCCCGGTGACGACCGCATCCGCATCATTACGGATTCGCCGGATAGCCCCACCATCGACAACGCGACGCTGGTTCACGAGCTCACTCACGCGCTACAGGACCAGACGGGTGACCTCGGCGAGCAGCTGTCGGGGTCGAAGACACAGGACGCCGACCTCGCGACGGACGGCGTCGTCGAAGGGGAGG
Proteins encoded in this window:
- a CDS encoding WD40/YVTN/BNR-like repeat-containing protein — its product is MRDMTRRTLLRGTAASAALASVPALGAADSVWLNAKTAVDVSLHDVEMTNAGAYSVGGGGYILERGSDLWGIAASGGPTGNGNDLYGADVTDDGERLWVVGASGAIGEYDVADRTLVDHSAPNDVTNNFNDVAVTGEAGSANVYVAGDSGAIYYSFENGASGTWDSVTPGSGSNINAIDFYGPRSGYAVDGNTTVFSTSDGSTWEARGIEDADSDFYGVDADGEDEVTIVGGNGTVYRWSEGAWVRSDTGDASLRDVEVTGETGVTVGDGGAMFRRDAEGWTAATAPTGTNLRAVVDADGLEVAVGDGGTVIERSL